A stretch of the Methylacidiphilum caldifontis genome encodes the following:
- a CDS encoding DUF1640 domain-containing protein produces the protein MASTFDPLKLSKRLEEAGLSQRQAEMISLALAEELVKENERISSFHPVDRVEIQLALRIDKLDAKIEALDRRLTRYFEFLFAGLLLLGIILKIHL, from the coding sequence ATGGCCTCTACATTTGATCCCCTGAAATTGTCCAAGCGTCTGGAAGAAGCAGGACTTAGTCAAAGACAAGCTGAAATGATCTCTTTAGCGCTCGCTGAAGAGTTGGTTAAAGAAAACGAAAGAATCAGTTCCTTTCATCCCGTAGATCGAGTTGAGATACAATTAGCTCTTCGAATAGACAAATTAGATGCTAAAATTGAAGCGCTGGATAGACGGCTTACTCGCTATTTTGAGTTCCTCTTCGCAGGACTGCTGCTTTTAGGTATTATTTTAAAAATACATCTTTAA
- a CDS encoding heavy metal translocating P-type ATPase codes for MFLDKAQKTDRTKKRTLLEIRNELIAISSFLSIIVYLLLHYVLKLDPIFPNLPLFFSYGIGGIPLIIELGIKLFRLEFGSDLLAGISIVSSLLLGEYLAGVIVILMLSGGQLLERFAIGHASAVLQALARRMPTVAHQKLDVAFKDIDLKEVKEGMELIIYPHEICPADGIVIEGKTVMDESYLTGEPFMISKAVGSTVLSGAINGNEAISIRVLKKPEDSRYAKIMAVIRKTEEEKPRIRRLAEQIGAYYTPLAIFIAIVAGIVSGQPIRFLSVMVIATPCPLLLAIPVAIIGSISLCARRSIIVKDGQALELVEKCKTAIFDKTGTLTYGKPKLLEEYYSSLFEPRFVFDLAASLERYSKHPLAAAVLQKAKEKKIDWKELSVVCEPPGQGLYGQFGKRSVRITSRSKLPPHTKGLEQIPEEQGGLECIVLIDEIYAATFRFRDAPREESKPFIVHLSSKHGFKKVLIVSGDRESEVRYLARQVGVSTIYAQCSPERKVEIVRAETQKAKTLFVGDGINDAPAMMAATVGIAVGLNSDVTAEAAKIVVMENTLKKVDEFLHIGRRMRLIALQSALGGMVLSFIGMGIAALGGLAPVEGAIFQEVIDTISIVNALRAAFPPRILKDF; via the coding sequence ATGTTTTTGGATAAAGCTCAAAAAACCGACAGAACAAAAAAAAGAACATTACTTGAGATAAGAAATGAGCTTATAGCGATTAGCTCTTTTCTATCGATCATCGTTTATTTGTTACTGCATTATGTCCTTAAGCTTGATCCCATTTTTCCTAACCTTCCTTTGTTTTTTAGCTATGGTATCGGTGGAATCCCGCTCATCATAGAGTTAGGGATTAAATTGTTCCGTCTTGAATTTGGCTCAGATCTACTGGCTGGAATCTCGATCGTTAGCTCTTTACTTCTTGGAGAATATCTTGCAGGGGTAATAGTGATTTTGATGCTGAGCGGAGGGCAGCTGTTAGAACGATTTGCTATAGGTCATGCATCTGCCGTGTTACAGGCCCTTGCTCGAAGAATGCCTACGGTTGCTCATCAAAAACTCGATGTGGCATTCAAAGACATCGATTTGAAAGAAGTAAAAGAAGGCATGGAACTTATCATTTATCCCCATGAAATCTGTCCCGCCGATGGCATTGTTATTGAAGGCAAAACGGTTATGGACGAAAGTTATTTGACTGGTGAGCCTTTCATGATTTCAAAAGCGGTGGGATCCACAGTTCTTTCTGGAGCCATCAATGGAAATGAAGCCATTAGCATACGCGTTCTCAAAAAACCTGAAGATTCAAGGTATGCAAAAATCATGGCTGTCATCAGAAAAACTGAAGAAGAAAAACCCCGAATTAGGCGACTGGCTGAACAGATTGGGGCTTATTACACTCCCTTGGCCATTTTCATAGCTATCGTGGCAGGGATAGTTTCTGGTCAACCTATTCGATTTCTCTCGGTCATGGTCATTGCAACCCCTTGCCCACTTCTTTTAGCGATTCCAGTGGCTATCATTGGCTCCATATCCTTATGTGCACGTCGATCGATTATTGTGAAAGATGGTCAAGCACTCGAACTGGTTGAAAAATGCAAAACGGCGATCTTCGATAAGACAGGTACATTAACTTATGGTAAACCAAAACTGCTAGAAGAATACTATTCTAGCCTTTTTGAACCGCGGTTTGTTTTTGATCTAGCTGCAAGTCTTGAGCGGTATTCCAAACATCCATTGGCAGCCGCAGTGCTACAGAAAGCTAAAGAAAAGAAAATCGATTGGAAGGAGCTTTCTGTTGTTTGTGAACCTCCTGGTCAAGGCCTTTATGGCCAATTTGGCAAAAGGAGCGTAAGGATCACGTCGCGGTCGAAGCTTCCGCCACACACCAAGGGATTAGAGCAGATACCTGAAGAACAAGGAGGATTGGAATGTATTGTATTGATTGATGAAATTTATGCAGCGACCTTTCGATTCCGGGATGCTCCAAGGGAAGAGAGCAAACCCTTTATTGTCCATCTATCATCTAAGCATGGTTTTAAAAAAGTGCTCATTGTTTCCGGTGACCGAGAATCTGAAGTCCGTTACCTGGCTCGACAGGTTGGCGTATCAACCATTTATGCCCAGTGTAGCCCGGAACGAAAAGTGGAAATTGTCAGAGCAGAAACCCAGAAAGCAAAAACGTTATTTGTGGGGGATGGTATAAATGATGCGCCGGCCATGATGGCAGCAACCGTAGGAATCGCTGTAGGATTGAATAGCGATGTGACGGCTGAGGCTGCAAAGATTGTGGTGATGGAAAACACGTTGAAAAAGGTTGATGAATTTCTTCATATAGGAAGAAGAATGAGGCTTATAGCCTTGCAGAGTGCCCTTGGCGGTATGGTACTAAGCTTTATTGGCATGGGGATAGCAGCGCTAGGAGGATTGGCTCCAGTTGAAGGAGCCATTTTTCAAGAAGTCATCGATACGATTTCAATTGTTAATGCGCTTCGAGCTGCTTTTCCACCTAGAATACTAAAAGATTTTTAA
- a CDS encoding TonB-dependent receptor, which yields MSPIECKTEPLDSYPVTSLPEVTVEESRVESILQTEQSISSVYGTDYNIMDTPRTVTPINQTLMKSAAIGSQGWPDPLSITMATPAAQFDASELYEMSSPIIRGKPGLTFINGIEQNVNNDGFFNPPWNFNMVENFDLVEGPPGAIFGATQPSNGYVNYITKQTYFDKFRGNVWDTTGMYENYMWGADIGGPIEKGKLAYRASYMGINNRLYYQYVRNEQQNFYFALGYRPTENYQIDFYSDFGTADYTPIELLLNRPTQSLINNGLYLTGFLPPSEVTAGTENNPPANTYLKSELPISRRATVKYPADIGQATFAMSQVIQRIHVSDNLDIVNNTFFWYQDQTAIRFETYEANVFKGDYEIDNRTEIRTNFDSDFKNTKLTHFIDSGFEFRFQRTLDYQSEVYLGNSWDALTENPQLFNFLLSNNFANFGLYPIPGSPAGGFFIPLNDETNQTQFFRLSPFYQHQLELIEKKITFFIGTRLDSYFVHSQTPPGTPTFLFQSLNTKQLNPLVNAAIIYRPTSWTSLYFNYNWQYTTNASGGGGYSPIFPATAFHLLNQLIEGGVKLNLLRDKCYFAISGFSEDTFLGNIEFPSTPASFQGLEANITFQPDRHFWIRMGYLLEQGVEDWSGFPEGPEMAQTYSTNFAKIYGLPLNNNGTFPPEKYALIGWPDQVFSGMMTYKFDSGLGLTIGALVLSDQYLGYDYRTRIPLQFVMNSSIFYSSPKWETRFNIFNFTNQKY from the coding sequence TTGTCACCCATTGAATGCAAGACCGAGCCTCTAGATTCTTATCCTGTTACAAGCCTTCCAGAAGTCACAGTTGAAGAATCCAGAGTAGAATCCATCCTTCAAACCGAGCAATCTATCAGTTCTGTTTATGGAACAGACTACAACATCATGGACACACCAAGAACAGTGACTCCAATAAATCAAACGCTCATGAAATCAGCAGCAATTGGTTCTCAAGGTTGGCCTGATCCCTTGAGTATCACCATGGCAACTCCCGCAGCCCAGTTTGATGCTTCTGAACTTTACGAAATGTCTTCTCCTATCATTCGGGGGAAACCTGGTTTGACCTTCATCAACGGTATTGAACAAAACGTCAACAACGATGGTTTTTTCAACCCACCTTGGAATTTTAACATGGTAGAAAATTTTGATCTTGTCGAAGGGCCTCCAGGAGCTATTTTCGGCGCCACACAGCCATCCAATGGTTATGTCAATTACATCACAAAACAAACCTATTTCGATAAATTCAGAGGAAACGTTTGGGACACGACCGGCATGTATGAAAACTATATGTGGGGAGCCGATATAGGCGGACCAATCGAAAAAGGAAAACTTGCTTACAGGGCAAGTTATATGGGCATCAATAATAGGCTCTATTATCAGTATGTCCGCAACGAGCAGCAAAACTTCTATTTCGCTCTTGGTTACAGGCCAACAGAAAACTATCAAATTGATTTTTATTCGGATTTTGGCACCGCTGATTACACGCCCATAGAACTTTTGCTTAACAGGCCCACGCAATCCCTAATCAATAACGGTCTTTATCTTACTGGATTTCTTCCTCCTTCCGAGGTTACTGCTGGAACCGAAAATAATCCCCCGGCTAACACCTATTTAAAATCAGAATTGCCTATAAGTCGAAGAGCTACCGTAAAATATCCAGCTGACATTGGGCAGGCTACATTTGCAATGAGTCAGGTCATTCAACGGATACATGTAAGCGACAATTTGGACATAGTCAATAACACTTTCTTCTGGTACCAAGACCAAACCGCCATCCGTTTTGAAACTTACGAAGCCAATGTTTTTAAGGGTGATTACGAAATCGACAACCGAACCGAAATCAGAACCAATTTCGACTCAGATTTCAAAAATACTAAACTTACCCATTTTATCGATTCAGGTTTTGAGTTTCGTTTTCAACGTACTCTCGACTATCAATCCGAGGTATATCTAGGCAATAGCTGGGATGCCCTCACAGAAAACCCTCAATTATTTAACTTTCTTTTGTCGAACAACTTTGCCAACTTTGGTCTCTATCCTATACCGGGTTCTCCCGCAGGAGGTTTTTTTATTCCCCTCAATGACGAAACTAACCAAACTCAATTCTTTCGGCTTTCTCCTTTTTATCAACACCAACTGGAACTCATAGAAAAAAAGATCACCTTTTTTATCGGAACAAGACTAGATAGTTATTTTGTACACTCGCAAACTCCTCCAGGCACACCAACTTTTTTGTTCCAATCATTGAATACCAAGCAACTGAATCCTCTTGTCAATGCCGCTATTATTTATAGACCGACTTCCTGGACAAGTCTTTATTTTAATTACAACTGGCAATATACTACCAATGCTTCAGGTGGAGGCGGATATTCTCCCATTTTTCCAGCCACCGCTTTTCATCTCCTCAACCAACTCATCGAAGGTGGAGTCAAACTCAATCTTCTTCGGGACAAATGTTATTTTGCAATATCGGGTTTTTCAGAAGACACTTTTTTGGGAAATATTGAATTTCCTTCAACCCCAGCTTCTTTTCAAGGTCTAGAGGCAAATATAACTTTTCAACCTGACAGACATTTCTGGATAAGAATGGGCTATCTTCTTGAGCAAGGAGTAGAAGATTGGAGTGGTTTTCCAGAAGGACCGGAAATGGCACAAACTTATTCCACTAATTTTGCAAAAATCTATGGGCTTCCTCTCAACAACAATGGGACTTTTCCCCCTGAAAAATACGCTTTGATCGGATGGCCAGATCAAGTTTTTAGTGGGATGATGACCTATAAATTTGATTCTGGATTAGGCCTAACCATTGGAGCTCTTGTTCTGTCAGATCAATATCTTGGATATGACTACCGGACAAGGATTCCCTTACAATTTGTTATGAATAGTTCGATTTTCTATTCTAGTCCGAAGTGGGAAACACGATTTAACATTTTCAATTTTACAAACCAAAAATATTAG
- a CDS encoding methylthioribose kinase: protein MIFSPLVSNQKNKRVPKDIHDWEKNFPDLFFLEEQLPKIETYLKTIRFLDPTETILSLRTCPTTCIDKSIRVTTSQRTFILKQSRPWIECCPSSRAPLSRIFKEAEFYMICSKDFFLKSYVPSLLFVDNSNYLLILSDIGEKNLSAVCEDEPFSIEELDLLLEFLSYLHHAFYKKKLIVRFENQAMRKYHWRNLFVTPMKPRKTALNSKNDEPIYGLKRKFLADWKFYSAMKHAAFQYLDQGPTLIHGNFLPSSWIRTETGVGIVNFESMICGRAEIDLGLLLAHLLLLGLTEHFLHALNHYKQLMVFDIDFAFRIAGAEIFRQVTNPEGTYKSLSAQLKENLLWTSYKLLNERKSPYSIPICC from the coding sequence ATGATTTTCTCTCCACTTGTTTCAAATCAAAAGAATAAAAGGGTTCCAAAGGATATTCATGATTGGGAAAAAAACTTTCCGGATCTGTTTTTTTTAGAAGAACAGCTTCCCAAGATTGAAACTTACTTAAAAACGATCCGTTTTTTGGATCCTACTGAAACAATCCTATCCCTAAGGACATGTCCAACGACCTGTATAGACAAATCAATCAGAGTGACGACATCACAACGAACTTTCATTTTAAAACAATCTAGGCCTTGGATCGAATGTTGTCCCTCTAGCCGGGCTCCTTTGAGTCGCATATTTAAAGAAGCTGAATTTTATATGATCTGTTCCAAGGACTTCTTTCTCAAAAGTTATGTTCCATCACTCCTTTTCGTGGATAATTCAAACTACCTTCTTATTTTATCAGATATTGGGGAGAAAAATCTTTCGGCAGTATGTGAAGATGAGCCCTTTTCCATTGAAGAGCTAGATTTGCTTCTGGAGTTTTTATCCTATCTTCACCATGCCTTTTACAAAAAAAAGTTGATTGTGAGATTCGAAAATCAGGCGATGCGAAAATATCACTGGAGAAATCTTTTCGTTACCCCAATGAAACCTAGAAAAACGGCTCTAAATTCCAAAAATGACGAACCGATCTATGGGCTTAAACGGAAGTTTCTTGCAGACTGGAAGTTTTATTCAGCGATGAAACATGCCGCTTTTCAGTATTTAGATCAAGGACCGACTCTTATTCATGGTAACTTTTTGCCTAGTTCATGGATCCGAACGGAAACCGGAGTTGGTATTGTCAATTTCGAATCAATGATCTGTGGAAGAGCAGAAATCGACTTGGGTTTGCTATTAGCTCATCTTCTACTATTAGGTTTAACTGAACATTTTTTACATGCTTTAAATCATTATAAGCAATTAATGGTATTTGACATTGATTTTGCTTTTAGAATCGCAGGAGCCGAAATTTTTAGACAAGTTACGAATCCTGAAGGAACTTACAAATCCCTTTCAGCACAACTGAAGGAAAATCTCCTTTGGACAAGCTACAAATTACTAAATGAAAGAAAGAGCCCTTACTCCATTCCTATATGTTGCTAA
- a CDS encoding (Fe-S)-binding protein produces MNNLNSRFSLLSLDPTIIQKCIHCGMCLPSCPTYQETKIERNSPRGRISLMRAIAEKRMDLTELFAHELYFCLGCLACQTACPVGVDYKTLFEASRQDIEKSQILNNPLRQIARTALIRFLFRSSFRLRTFGKMLRVYQSIGLDRLVPYLPFIPAKLKDMMAQLPPIASHFSSELIQPRETPFHTKVRWKVGLLTGCVQDLVYSKINRDTVDVLLYNGCEVICPPHQGCCGSLHAHNGELKTAQLLAQKLMDAFPLNELDALITNAAGCGSHLKHFSNLFPPGTPWRKKAEEWDKKVFDIHEWLVKIGFSKPKLTDTSQPQPVVTYHDACHLCHGQKIKNEPRIILNSLPFIRFVELEESDHCCGSAGIYNILQPEMAHKLLNKKIAKIKQTAASILCTANPGCLLFIEKGLKKQQLNIQTVHPISLLAQWYKMANPGEPTPQKNQEKLAIPK; encoded by the coding sequence ATGAACAACTTAAATTCCAGATTTTCACTTCTGTCTCTTGATCCAACAATCATTCAAAAATGCATTCATTGTGGAATGTGTCTTCCAAGCTGTCCAACATATCAAGAAACAAAGATAGAACGCAATAGCCCCAGGGGAAGGATTTCTCTCATGAGGGCCATCGCTGAAAAAAGAATGGATCTGACTGAATTATTTGCTCATGAACTTTATTTCTGCCTTGGCTGCCTTGCTTGCCAGACAGCTTGTCCCGTAGGGGTTGATTACAAAACCTTATTTGAAGCCTCAAGACAAGACATTGAAAAATCTCAAATTTTAAACAATCCCTTAAGGCAAATAGCAAGAACTGCACTGATCCGATTTCTCTTCCGCTCATCCTTCAGATTGAGAACCTTTGGCAAAATGCTTCGAGTTTATCAAAGCATCGGGCTAGATCGGTTGGTCCCATACTTACCCTTTATTCCAGCCAAATTAAAAGATATGATGGCTCAACTACCCCCTATAGCCTCACACTTTTCTTCTGAACTTATTCAGCCCCGAGAAACTCCCTTCCATACAAAGGTTCGATGGAAAGTCGGACTTCTGACAGGTTGTGTCCAAGACCTGGTCTATTCGAAAATTAACAGGGATACCGTAGATGTCCTGCTTTACAATGGTTGCGAAGTGATCTGTCCGCCACATCAGGGTTGTTGTGGCTCACTTCATGCCCACAACGGGGAGCTGAAAACAGCCCAACTGCTAGCTCAAAAATTAATGGATGCTTTCCCTTTAAATGAACTGGACGCTCTGATAACAAATGCTGCTGGGTGTGGATCTCATCTAAAACATTTCTCAAATCTCTTCCCTCCAGGAACCCCTTGGAGAAAGAAAGCCGAAGAATGGGATAAAAAAGTATTCGATATCCATGAATGGCTTGTAAAGATAGGCTTTTCCAAGCCTAAATTAACAGATACTTCTCAACCTCAACCCGTAGTTACCTATCATGATGCTTGTCATCTTTGTCATGGGCAAAAGATAAAGAATGAACCTAGAATCATACTTAACTCCTTGCCATTTATCCGCTTTGTGGAACTGGAAGAGTCCGATCACTGTTGCGGTAGTGCGGGCATATATAACATTTTACAACCTGAGATGGCACATAAACTACTCAATAAAAAAATAGCAAAAATTAAACAAACAGCTGCCTCCATACTCTGTACAGCCAACCCAGGTTGTCTTCTCTTCATAGAAAAAGGCTTAAAAAAACAGCAGTTAAACATCCAGACAGTCCATCCAATTTCCCTTCTTGCCCAATGGTATAAGATGGCAAACCCAGGAGAACCAACCCCTCAAAAAAATCAGGAAAAATTAGCCATTCCTAAATAA
- a CDS encoding FtsK/SpoIIIE domain-containing protein: MNPFEQQIVTDPRVLPDNPLPGLNEKPLKFLLNKFDELCKERKLPKAYLLSSPNAGYGKTFLIGRLFKELKGKGTLIYIRPIADPYRFWQGIFDRILDELCQPEEFVMLNSNRSYTQFEIFTSRVIGNLLADLIEFGLIDFLEFVLKGLVKGISDKVKVVEALRNTPNDNINFSNPSKEWIQWMQLNWWKSIDRCVEHALYERGIRAGMLYDLIPLLWVFFWYSANPEFSKRELCIEWLRGGTLDEADGEKISLPKKYLNPLRYYSAEYSAETQNDLCENRVIQFCNLAAFTRPFVFCFDQTERYGESEQLCQKLGSVVSTLVNECNNHLTIITANSYDWAQKFKNYLQKADLDRISYEKELELEGINLDQAHALVKQRLSKYPIEEKKAKELYQDLPLNFSDQTKVGIRTFLEWAKQKIDNNGPPSLEEIFNEEKKKILSGPVTFDANLFREAIRASLIGRGEKFQQIKDDYYALCWQNEQYKTVIYFGLEKSNNWNRWLAITKKTVDLSTHQDKNYRFLGVFLRTPELKEIPGKTWKIKEEINKALSGPLRIVNLDKEETATFYALSLLYHKAFSGDIRYSKEEVEKLSSEKLSSWLDSLIKLIKKNGNGNNGSEPNGEITLSVSEIIKRIVENETTGLGSQQNPLLGKYFHQIVAAFSKEVKEQNGPVELNKWLKRIEELKKSIVKESLKEKDFLKTALQEFCQGLAEQLNHYSNKLDHLFWKIEEDIKAIYTKKDKTKIKIVGRIDRLSKTEDNIIELVDYKIGNNQASSFPTRIDKLQVALYYWILKQSNYIPKRILLEYYTPQRKVFTIGKNELENFFPSEIEPVLDPLNPTINDTEKYKNKLNEFFSTNNIKAIVSSWKISPRFIRFLITKDVTEKLVRIRNREKDIQVHLGINSPPLIGIYNEYVSIDIPKAQTDYVLWREALDHLKGNLAYPIGKTIALKDSEWIIGDFTNNNYSHLLVAGTTGSGKSQFLKSLMATILYKYRTKAKIFLIDFKGTDFGPLESINDHKEAQNLLNLAVKEMDKRYNQLKRENFKDLNSRFCSGREDIPYWIIVIDEFSDMISGLQSRSKSKSEIESCIQRIAQKGRSAGIHIIISTQSPRKEVVSGLIKGNLTGIICFRVNNGTESYLILNDIGAKNLLGNGDLLCNFGQQGLLRAQSPIITDKEWEKVILGDMSI, encoded by the coding sequence ATGAACCCCTTTGAGCAACAAATTGTTACAGATCCAAGAGTCCTTCCTGATAATCCTCTCCCAGGATTGAATGAGAAGCCTTTAAAATTTCTTCTCAATAAATTTGATGAGCTTTGTAAAGAACGGAAACTCCCCAAAGCCTATTTATTATCTTCGCCTAATGCAGGTTATGGTAAAACCTTTCTAATTGGAAGATTATTTAAGGAACTCAAAGGCAAAGGAACCCTAATTTATATTAGACCAATTGCTGATCCTTATCGATTTTGGCAAGGAATCTTTGACCGTATTCTTGACGAACTTTGTCAGCCTGAAGAATTTGTAATGCTAAACTCTAATCGTTCTTATACACAATTTGAGATTTTTACAAGTAGAGTTATTGGCAATCTTTTGGCTGACCTTATTGAGTTTGGCTTAATTGATTTTCTAGAATTCGTCTTAAAGGGACTTGTAAAAGGGATCTCTGATAAAGTCAAAGTGGTTGAGGCTTTAAGAAATACTCCAAATGATAATATCAATTTTTCAAATCCTTCTAAAGAGTGGATTCAATGGATGCAATTAAATTGGTGGAAATCAATAGATCGTTGTGTTGAACATGCTTTGTATGAAAGAGGCATTAGGGCTGGAATGCTTTATGATCTAATTCCTCTCTTATGGGTCTTTTTTTGGTATTCTGCAAATCCTGAATTTAGCAAAAGGGAATTATGCATAGAATGGTTAAGGGGTGGTACACTAGATGAAGCAGATGGTGAAAAAATAAGTCTGCCCAAAAAATACCTTAATCCTTTAAGATATTATTCTGCTGAATATTCTGCTGAAACTCAAAATGATTTATGTGAAAATCGAGTCATTCAATTTTGCAATCTAGCTGCCTTTACTCGTCCTTTTGTTTTTTGTTTTGATCAAACCGAACGTTATGGTGAATCTGAACAATTGTGTCAAAAACTTGGTTCAGTTGTAAGCACTCTTGTTAACGAATGCAATAATCATCTGACAATCATTACTGCTAATTCCTACGACTGGGCACAAAAATTTAAAAATTACCTGCAAAAAGCTGATCTTGATCGAATTTCTTACGAAAAAGAATTAGAACTTGAAGGAATAAATTTAGATCAGGCTCACGCTCTTGTTAAGCAAAGGTTAAGTAAATATCCAATTGAAGAAAAAAAGGCAAAAGAACTTTATCAAGATCTCCCCTTGAATTTTTCAGACCAAACAAAAGTTGGGATTAGGACTTTCCTTGAATGGGCAAAACAAAAAATTGATAATAATGGACCTCCATCGCTAGAAGAGATTTTTAACGAAGAAAAAAAGAAAATCCTTTCAGGACCTGTTACTTTTGATGCTAATCTTTTTCGTGAGGCTATAAGAGCTAGTCTAATAGGAAGAGGAGAAAAATTTCAACAAATAAAGGATGATTATTATGCTCTGTGCTGGCAGAACGAACAATATAAAACTGTTATATATTTTGGCTTAGAAAAAAGTAATAATTGGAACCGGTGGCTAGCGATTACCAAGAAAACAGTAGATCTATCTACTCATCAGGATAAAAATTATCGTTTTTTAGGAGTATTCCTTAGAACGCCCGAATTAAAAGAAATTCCAGGAAAAACTTGGAAAATTAAAGAAGAAATCAATAAAGCTCTATCTGGTCCATTACGTATAGTAAATCTTGATAAAGAAGAAACGGCCACTTTCTATGCTTTGTCCTTGCTCTATCACAAGGCTTTTTCTGGAGATATACGTTATTCGAAAGAAGAAGTCGAAAAATTGAGTAGTGAGAAGCTTTCCTCGTGGCTTGATTCCTTAATAAAATTAATAAAAAAAAATGGAAATGGTAATAATGGATCAGAACCTAATGGCGAAATTACCTTATCTGTAAGCGAAATTATAAAAAGAATAGTTGAAAATGAAACAACTGGACTTGGATCACAGCAAAATCCATTACTTGGAAAATATTTTCATCAAATTGTTGCTGCTTTTAGTAAAGAAGTTAAGGAACAAAATGGTCCTGTTGAGCTAAATAAATGGCTAAAGAGGATCGAGGAATTAAAGAAAAGTATCGTAAAGGAGAGTCTAAAAGAAAAAGATTTTTTAAAAACGGCTTTACAAGAGTTTTGTCAGGGTTTAGCTGAGCAATTAAACCACTATTCAAATAAACTCGATCATCTTTTTTGGAAAATAGAAGAAGATATAAAGGCTATATATACCAAAAAAGATAAAACAAAAATAAAAATTGTTGGACGAATAGATCGATTAAGTAAAACAGAAGATAATATAATCGAATTAGTTGATTATAAAATAGGAAATAATCAAGCATCATCATTTCCAACTAGAATAGACAAACTTCAAGTTGCTCTTTATTACTGGATATTAAAGCAATCTAATTATATACCAAAACGAATATTATTAGAATACTATACGCCTCAAAGAAAAGTTTTTACAATTGGAAAAAATGAGCTAGAAAATTTTTTTCCTTCTGAAATCGAACCTGTTCTTGATCCTTTAAATCCCACCATCAATGACACTGAAAAATATAAAAATAAATTGAATGAATTTTTCTCTACAAATAATATTAAAGCCATAGTTAGCTCATGGAAGATTTCACCTCGCTTTATTCGATTTCTTATCACCAAAGATGTTACAGAAAAATTAGTTCGTATTAGAAATAGAGAAAAAGACATTCAGGTGCATTTGGGGATTAACTCTCCTCCATTAATAGGTATATATAATGAATATGTAAGTATTGATATTCCTAAAGCTCAGACAGATTATGTGCTTTGGAGAGAGGCATTAGATCATTTAAAAGGAAATCTTGCATATCCTATTGGGAAGACGATTGCTTTGAAAGACTCTGAATGGATAATTGGGGATTTTACAAACAATAATTATTCTCATCTGCTTGTTGCAGGAACAACTGGAAGCGGAAAGAGTCAATTCTTAAAATCACTTATGGCAACCATTCTTTATAAATATAGAACAAAAGCTAAAATTTTTTTAATTGATTTTAAAGGAACAGATTTTGGTCCACTTGAAAGTATAAATGATCATAAGGAAGCACAAAATTTATTGAATCTCGCTGTCAAAGAAATGGACAAGCGCTATAATCAGCTAAAAAGAGAAAATTTTAAAGATCTTAACAGCCGATTTTGTAGTGGAAGAGAAGACATTCCTTATTGGATAATTGTTATTGATGAATTCTCAGATATGATTTCAGGACTCCAAAGTAGAAGTAAATCTAAAAGTGAGATTGAAAGTTGTATTCAAAGAATTGCACAAAAAGGGAGATCTGCTGGCATTCATATTATTATTTCCACACAAAGCCCTAGGAAAGAAGTTGTTTCAGGACTAATCAAAGGTAACCTAACTGGAATAATCTGTTTTAGAGTCAATAATGGCACTGAATCTTATCTTATTCTTAATGATATTGGAGCAAAGAATCTTCTTGGCAATGGAGACCTGCTTTGTAATTTTGGTCAACAAGGCCTTTTAAGGGCTCAATCACCCATAATCACTGATAAAGAATGGGAAAAGGTTATTTTAGGTGATATGAGTATATAA